A region of Haliotis asinina isolate JCU_RB_2024 chromosome 9, JCU_Hal_asi_v2, whole genome shotgun sequence DNA encodes the following proteins:
- the LOC137296056 gene encoding uncharacterized protein YegU-like — MAESAHPKENTSSYPREQILATLYGQAVGDAIGLLTEFLTKQEAEECYGNVKKQLELEHKDLCADFHRMSWEEGDWTDDTDQMILILQSLIDNDGQVIPADFADKLKTWSKKGFPELNDELGIGLGRTTKAVLSHPEYPQESHKASFDVWEANRRQIAPNGAVMRTSILGIHQYWDTDAVADNAIAICKTSHYDPRCQASTVAVSVAISLMLRKQPQHLKKNGNYDIDNIIQECFHVASSKCLETDEQKKELRKYLECEKIKDLKLCELGKIGYTYKCLGTGFWALKQKDFRKALQTIVMEGGDADTNGAVAGALLGCKLGMSALPVSWVSKLKHKDWLDEKIETFLKILVRMKEGKTTSEAADKARQDPEGL, encoded by the exons ATGGCAGAGTCA GCACACCCTAAAGAGAACACATCCAGCTACCCCCGGGAACAGATCCTTGCTACTCTGTACGGCCAGGCTGTAGGGGATGCTATCGGGCTTCTGACAGAGTTCCTCACTAAACAGGAGGCGGAAGAG TGCTATGGCAATGTAAAGAAGCAGCTTGAATTGGAACACAAGGATCTATGTGCGGACTTTCATAGGATGTCCTGGGAGGAGGGAGACTGGACGGATGACACGGACCAGATGATACTCATCCTGCAGTCTCTAATAGACAATGATGGACAG GTGATACCtgcagattttgcagacaagttGAAGACCTGGTCAAAAAAAGGATTCCCAGAACTGAATGATGAGCTGGGAATTGGTCTTGGGAGAACAACTAAGGCAGTCCTGTCTCACCCCGAGTATCCTCAAGAGTCACATAAA gCGTCATTTGATGTTTGGGAGGCCAACCGTAGACAAATCGCCCCTAATGGCGCCGTCATGAGGACGTCCATTTTAGGGATACACCAATACTGGGACACAGACGCCGTAGCTGACAATGCCATCGCTATATGTAAGACAAGCCATTATGACCCCAG GTGTCAGGCCTCGACGGTGGCGGTGTCCGTCGCCATCAGCCTGATGTTGAGGAAGCAGCCCCAGCACCTCAAGAAGAACGGCAACTACGACATCGACAACATCATACAGGAGTGCTTCCATGTGGCATCTTCGAAGTGTCTAGAGACAGATGAGCAG AAGAAAGAGCTGAGGAAGTACCTCGAATGTGAAAAGATAAAAGACTTAAAGCTGTGTGAGCTTGGAAAGATCGGCTACACCTACAAGTGCCTGGGCACAGGATTCTGGGCTCTAAAGCAGAAGGACTTCAGGAAAGCCCTGCAGACAATTGTTATGGAG GGAGGAGATGCTGACACCAATGGTGCTGTAGCTGGGGCTCTCCTGGGCTGTAAGTTAGGAATGTCAGCACTTCCGGTGTCATGGGTGTCAAAGTTGAAGCACAAAGATTGGCTGGATGAAAAAATTGAAAC GTTTCTAAAGATTTTGGTGCGAATGAAAGAGGGGAAAACAACCTCTGAAGCAGCTGATAAAGCAAGACAGGATCCGGAAGGTCTTTGA